The following proteins come from a genomic window of Streptomyces sp. NBC_00539:
- the codA gene encoding cytosine deaminase yields MRMIVRGARLLHAHGLSDVEVSEDGRIARVVPYDDQKEPPATGVLIEAHGALLTPPFVEPHIHLDTALTAGEPRPNASGTLWEGIACWSERKKTLTREDVIARATQVLRWQAAQGVLHVRTHCDTTDPALTALDALLEVRDRVRDVMTLQIVAFPQEGIVSFPDGGALLREAVRRGADVVGAIPHFEDTREDGVASLGTAFALAEEHGLRVDAHCDEIDDEQSRFVEVLATLALRSGLRERATASHTTAMGSYGGGYSFKLRRLLARSGINLVANPFANLNLQGRFDAYPKRRGLTQVKEMLAAGVNVAFGHDDVMDPWNALGTANPLQTALVGLYAAQLTGADEIPVAFSMVTDRAARVLGLSGTEYGIAPGAPASFLLLPADSPEEAVRRQVRPRYVVSRGTVLAETPPAPTRLLSWPGEAGPTEVDFTRK; encoded by the coding sequence ATGCGGATGATCGTCCGGGGTGCCCGGCTGCTGCACGCACACGGCCTGTCCGATGTGGAGGTGTCCGAGGACGGGCGCATCGCGCGCGTCGTCCCGTACGACGACCAGAAGGAACCACCGGCGACCGGTGTGCTGATCGAGGCGCACGGCGCGCTGCTCACGCCGCCCTTCGTCGAACCGCACATCCACCTCGACACCGCCCTGACCGCGGGCGAGCCCCGCCCCAACGCGTCCGGCACCCTCTGGGAGGGCATCGCCTGCTGGAGCGAGCGCAAGAAGACGCTGACCCGCGAGGACGTGATCGCCCGGGCCACGCAGGTGCTGCGCTGGCAGGCCGCCCAGGGGGTGCTGCACGTACGGACCCACTGCGACACCACCGATCCGGCGCTGACCGCGCTGGATGCGCTGCTGGAGGTCCGCGACCGGGTGCGGGACGTGATGACCCTCCAGATCGTGGCCTTCCCGCAGGAGGGCATCGTCTCCTTCCCGGACGGCGGGGCGCTGCTGCGCGAGGCGGTCCGGCGCGGGGCGGACGTCGTCGGCGCGATCCCGCACTTCGAGGACACCCGCGAGGACGGGGTGGCCTCGCTGGGAACCGCCTTCGCGCTGGCCGAGGAGCACGGGCTGCGCGTCGACGCGCACTGCGACGAGATCGACGACGAGCAGTCCCGCTTCGTGGAGGTACTGGCCACGCTCGCGCTGCGGTCGGGCCTGCGGGAGCGGGCGACGGCCTCCCACACGACGGCGATGGGTTCCTATGGCGGCGGGTACAGCTTCAAACTCCGACGGCTGCTGGCGCGTTCGGGCATCAACCTGGTCGCGAACCCGTTCGCCAACCTCAACCTCCAGGGCCGCTTCGACGCCTACCCCAAGCGGCGGGGCCTCACCCAGGTCAAGGAGATGCTGGCGGCGGGCGTGAACGTGGCCTTCGGCCATGACGACGTGATGGACCCGTGGAACGCGCTCGGGACCGCGAACCCGCTGCAGACCGCCCTGGTCGGCCTGTACGCCGCCCAGCTGACCGGCGCCGACGAGATCCCGGTGGCCTTCTCGATGGTGACGGACCGTGCGGCGCGGGTGCTCGGCCTGTCCGGCACGGAGTACGGCATCGCACCGGGCGCGCCGGCCTCGTTCCTGCTGCTGCCGGCCGACTCCCCCGAGGAGGCCGTCCGCCGCCAGGTCCGCCCCCGCTACGTCGTCTCGCGCGGCACCGTCCTCGCCGAAACCCCGCCCGCGCCGACGCGCCTGCTGTCCTGGCCGGGTGAAGCCGGCCCGACGGAAGTGGACTTCACCCGGAAGTAG
- a CDS encoding SURF1 family protein has protein sequence MHRFLLTPRWWGINVFVALAIPFCLFMGTWQLGRFEDRVGDHREAIGRQTADRAAAPLDSLLPVDKKTSGRLASTAGVYGEQLLVPERDLDGRSGFYVLGLLRTDSGKVLPVVRGWLPGAADPAKAPAAPGGRVEVTGALQASENSGTKGVHAQGGLPAGQLGVIGAATLVNLVQEPLYDAWLTVQTSVDGMLPVPAKAPDNTGLDLKAFQNLGYTGEWFVFAAFVLFMWFRFYRREVETLRDAQAGLVPQQPRPAATASAASGE, from the coding sequence GTGCACCGGTTTCTCCTGACCCCGCGCTGGTGGGGGATCAACGTCTTCGTCGCGCTCGCCATCCCCTTCTGCCTGTTCATGGGGACCTGGCAGCTCGGCCGCTTCGAGGACCGCGTCGGCGACCACCGGGAGGCCATCGGGAGGCAGACCGCCGACCGGGCCGCCGCGCCGCTGGACTCGCTGCTCCCGGTGGACAAGAAGACGTCCGGGAGGCTGGCGTCCACGGCCGGGGTGTACGGCGAGCAGCTGCTGGTCCCCGAGCGGGACCTCGACGGCAGGAGCGGCTTCTACGTGCTGGGCCTGCTGCGGACCGACTCCGGCAAGGTCCTCCCCGTGGTCCGGGGGTGGCTGCCGGGCGCGGCGGACCCGGCGAAGGCTCCGGCCGCGCCGGGTGGCCGGGTGGAGGTCACCGGCGCGCTCCAGGCGTCCGAGAACTCGGGTACGAAGGGCGTGCACGCCCAGGGCGGCCTGCCGGCCGGGCAGCTCGGGGTGATCGGCGCGGCGACGCTGGTGAACCTGGTGCAGGAGCCGCTGTACGACGCGTGGCTGACGGTGCAGACCTCGGTGGACGGGATGCTTCCGGTGCCCGCGAAGGCCCCGGACAACACCGGTCTCGACTTGAAGGCCTTCCAGAACCTCGGCTACACGGGCGAGTGGTTCGTCTTCGCCGCCTTCGTGCTGTTCATGTGGTTCCGCTTCTACCGGCGCGAGGTGGAGACCCTGCGCGACGCGCAGGCGGGCCTGGTGCCGCAGCAGCCGCGGCCGGCCGCTACCGCGTCGGCTGCGTCAGGGGAATGA
- a CDS encoding aspartate kinase, whose translation MGLVVQKYGGSSVADAEGIKRVAKRIVDAKKNGHQVVVVVSAMGDTTDELIDLAEQVSPMPAGREFDMLLTAGERISMALLAMAIKNLGHEAQSFTGSQAGVITDSVHNKARIIDVTPGRIRTALDEGNIAIVAGFQGVSADSKDITTLGRGGSDTTAVALAAALDAEVCEIYTDVDGVFTADPRVVKKARKIDWISSEDMLELAASGSKVLLHRCVEYARRYNIPIHVRSSFSGLPGTWVSNENPQGDEPVEHAIISGVAHDVSEAKITVVGVPDKPGEAAAIFRAIADAEINIDMIVQNVSAASTGLTDISFTLPKAEGHKAIEALEKAKGAIGFDSLRYDDQIGKISLVGAGMKTNPGVTASFFQALSDAGVNIELISTSEIRISVVTRQDDVNEAVRAVHTAFGLDSDSDEAVVYGGTGR comes from the coding sequence GTGGGCCTTGTCGTGCAGAAGTACGGAGGCTCCTCCGTAGCCGATGCCGAGGGCATCAAGCGCGTCGCCAAGCGGATCGTGGATGCCAAGAAGAACGGCCACCAGGTGGTCGTTGTGGTATCCGCGATGGGCGACACGACGGACGAGCTGATCGATCTCGCCGAGCAGGTATCCCCGATGCCTGCCGGTCGTGAGTTCGACATGCTGCTGACCGCGGGAGAGCGGATCTCCATGGCCCTGCTGGCCATGGCGATCAAAAACCTGGGCCACGAGGCCCAGTCGTTCACCGGCAGCCAGGCAGGTGTCATCACCGACTCCGTCCACAACAAAGCGCGCATCATCGATGTCACGCCGGGCCGCATCCGCACCGCGCTGGACGAGGGCAACATCGCCATCGTCGCCGGTTTCCAGGGAGTGTCGGCCGACAGCAAGGACATCACCACGCTCGGCCGCGGCGGCTCGGACACCACCGCCGTCGCGCTGGCGGCGGCGCTGGACGCCGAGGTCTGCGAGATCTACACCGATGTCGACGGCGTCTTCACCGCGGACCCCCGCGTCGTGAAGAAGGCCCGGAAGATCGACTGGATCTCCTCCGAGGACATGCTGGAGCTCGCGGCCTCCGGCTCCAAGGTGCTGCTGCACCGCTGCGTCGAGTACGCACGCCGCTACAACATCCCGATCCACGTCCGTTCGTCCTTCTCCGGACTGCCGGGCACCTGGGTCAGCAACGAGAATCCGCAAGGGGACGAGCCGGTGGAGCACGCCATCATCTCCGGAGTCGCGCACGACGTCTCCGAAGCCAAGATCACGGTCGTCGGCGTCCCGGACAAGCCGGGCGAGGCCGCGGCGATCTTCCGCGCGATCGCGGACGCCGAGATCAACATCGACATGATCGTCCAGAACGTGTCGGCCGCCTCGACCGGGCTGACGGACATCTCCTTCACCCTCCCCAAGGCCGAGGGCCACAAGGCCATCGAGGCCCTGGAGAAGGCGAAGGGCGCGATCGGCTTCGACTCGCTGCGCTACGACGACCAGATCGGCAAGATCTCCCTGGTCGGCGCCGGCATGAAGACGAACCCCGGCGTCACCGCCTCGTTCTTCCAGGCGCTGTCCGACGCGGGCGTCAACATCGAGCTGATCTCGACCTCCGAGATCCGCATCTCGGTCGTGACCCGCCAGGACGACGTCAACGAGGCAGTCCGCGCCGTGCACACGGCCTTCGGCCTGGACTCCGACAGCGACGAGGCCGTCGTCTACGGAGGCACCGGACGATGA
- a CDS encoding DUF5063 domain-containing protein: MSDATLHAIGQDPDDFAVQIADQIESFIVAVTEVAKGEDPDSAVPFLLLEVSQLLLAGGRLGAYQDVLPDERYEPDLGPEPDVDELRERFAYMLDPVDVYSEVFDPYEPRKAPVAHRISDDLADVVADLRHGLAHYRAGRTTEALWWWQFSYFSNWGSTASATLRALQSLVAHVRLDQPLDALDGLDTDEDLAEDDLAEQAGEVMAQELGGIGRA; the protein is encoded by the coding sequence ATGTCTGACGCAACGCTGCACGCGATCGGCCAGGATCCGGACGACTTCGCCGTCCAGATCGCGGACCAGATCGAGTCCTTCATCGTCGCGGTCACCGAGGTGGCCAAGGGCGAGGACCCGGACAGCGCGGTGCCCTTCCTCCTGCTGGAGGTTTCGCAGCTGCTGCTGGCGGGCGGTCGGCTGGGCGCCTACCAGGACGTCCTGCCGGACGAGCGCTACGAGCCGGACCTGGGACCGGAGCCGGATGTGGACGAGCTGCGCGAGCGGTTCGCTTACATGCTCGACCCCGTCGACGTGTACTCGGAGGTCTTCGACCCCTACGAGCCGCGGAAGGCGCCGGTCGCGCACCGGATCTCCGACGACCTCGCCGACGTCGTCGCCGACCTGCGGCACGGGCTCGCGCACTACCGGGCGGGCCGGACCACCGAGGCGCTGTGGTGGTGGCAGTTCTCCTACTTCTCCAACTGGGGCTCGACGGCCTCGGCCACCTTGCGCGCGCTCCAGTCGCTGGTGGCCCACGTGCGCCTCGACCAGCCGCTGGACGCCCTCGACGGCCTGGACACGGACGAGGACCTGGCCGAGGACGACCTCGCGGAGCAGGCGGGCGAGGTCATGGCGCAGGAACTGGGCGGCATCGGCCGCGCGTAG
- a CDS encoding S9 family peptidase — translation MTSDTDVTSAPSPEMPDWEKRFRAPRVGLPEWAEDAPDRSLFVSNATGTYELYAWDRATGAQRQATDRPNGTTDGTLSPDGEWIWWFSDTDGDEFGTWVRQPFAGGPDEPATPGLAPSYPAGLAIGRDGTAVVGRSTDEDGTTIHVVRPDGSAPAVIYRHRESAGVGDLSRDGTLIAIEHTEHGDAMHSALRVVTLDGSTVAELDDSRDGTVELGLEVLGFAPVAGDTRLLVGHQRRGRWEPMIWDVATGSEQDLAVDLPGDVSAEWYPDGTALLIEHGFEARSELWRYDLAARELVKVDTPPGTVSGASARPDGTVEYQWSSAAEPSAIRSTAGGVVLDAPGFRPPGSVPVEDVWVQGPGGRVHALAQRPVGHGEGPFPTVFEIHGGPTWHDSDAFAATPAAWLDHGFAVVRVNYRGSTGYGREWTDALKHRVGLIELEDIAAVREWAVGSGLADPQRLVLSGGSWGGYLTLLGLGTQPDAWAVGLAAVPVADYVTAYHDEMEALKSLDRTLFGGTPEEVPERFEASSPLTYVDAVKAPVHIAAGVNDPRCPIRQIDNYVERLAARGAVHEVYRYDAGHGSLVVEERIKQVRMDLEFALKHLPA, via the coding sequence ATGACCAGCGACACCGATGTGACCTCCGCACCGTCCCCCGAGATGCCCGACTGGGAGAAGCGCTTCCGGGCCCCGCGCGTCGGGCTGCCCGAATGGGCCGAGGACGCCCCGGACCGCTCGCTCTTCGTCTCCAACGCGACCGGAACGTACGAGCTGTACGCGTGGGACCGCGCCACCGGCGCCCAGCGGCAGGCCACGGACCGCCCCAACGGCACCACCGACGGCACCCTCTCCCCCGACGGCGAGTGGATCTGGTGGTTCTCCGACACCGACGGCGACGAGTTCGGCACCTGGGTGCGCCAGCCCTTCGCGGGCGGACCCGACGAACCGGCGACCCCGGGCCTCGCGCCCTCCTACCCGGCCGGGCTGGCCATCGGCCGGGACGGCACGGCGGTCGTGGGCCGCTCCACCGACGAGGACGGCACGACCATCCACGTCGTACGGCCCGACGGCAGCGCCCCGGCCGTCATCTACCGCCACCGGGAGTCGGCGGGCGTCGGGGACCTTTCCCGGGACGGGACCCTGATCGCGATCGAGCACACCGAGCACGGCGACGCCATGCACTCGGCGCTGCGCGTGGTCACCCTCGACGGGAGCACCGTCGCCGAGCTCGACGACTCCCGGGACGGGACGGTGGAGCTCGGCCTGGAGGTGCTCGGCTTCGCGCCGGTCGCGGGAGACACCCGGCTGCTCGTCGGGCACCAGCGGCGCGGCCGCTGGGAGCCGATGATCTGGGACGTGGCCACCGGGTCCGAGCAGGACCTGGCGGTCGATCTGCCGGGCGACGTCAGCGCCGAGTGGTACCCGGACGGCACCGCGCTGCTGATCGAGCACGGCTTCGAGGCGCGCAGCGAACTCTGGCGCTACGACCTGGCCGCGCGCGAGCTCGTCAAGGTCGACACCCCGCCGGGCACCGTCTCCGGCGCGAGCGCCCGGCCCGACGGCACGGTCGAGTACCAGTGGTCCTCGGCCGCCGAACCGTCCGCGATCCGGTCCACGGCGGGCGGGGTCGTGCTCGATGCGCCCGGCTTCCGGCCCCCGGGTTCGGTCCCGGTGGAGGACGTGTGGGTCCAGGGCCCGGGCGGGCGCGTCCACGCGCTGGCGCAGCGGCCCGTCGGCCACGGCGAAGGCCCCTTCCCGACGGTCTTCGAGATCCACGGCGGGCCCACCTGGCACGACAGCGACGCCTTCGCCGCGACCCCGGCGGCCTGGCTGGACCACGGCTTCGCGGTCGTCCGCGTCAACTACCGCGGTTCGACCGGGTACGGGCGGGAGTGGACCGACGCCCTCAAGCACCGCGTCGGCCTGATCGAGCTGGAGGACATCGCGGCGGTCCGCGAGTGGGCCGTCGGCAGCGGTCTCGCCGACCCGCAGCGGCTCGTCCTGTCGGGCGGCTCCTGGGGCGGGTACCTGACGTTGCTGGGCCTGGGCACGCAGCCCGACGCCTGGGCGGTGGGCCTGGCCGCCGTGCCGGTCGCGGACTACGTGACGGCGTACCACGACGAGATGGAGGCGCTGAAGTCCCTGGACCGCACCCTCTTCGGCGGGACTCCCGAGGAGGTCCCGGAGCGGTTCGAGGCGTCCTCGCCGCTGACGTACGTGGACGCGGTGAAGGCTCCGGTCCACATCGCGGCGGGCGTGAACGACCCGCGCTGCCCGATCCGGCAGATCGACAATTACGTGGAGCGGCTCGCGGCGCGCGGAGCGGTGCACGAGGTGTACCGGTACGACGCGGGGCACGGATCGCTCGTGGTGGAGGAGCGGATCAAGCAGGTCCGGATGGATCTGGAGTTCGCCCTCAAGCACCTTCCCGCCTGA
- a CDS encoding YbaB/EbfC family nucleoid-associated protein has product MIPGGGQPDMQQLLQQAQKMQQDLAAAQEALAQAEVEGQAGGGLVKATVTGSGELRALVIDPRAVDPEDTETLADLVVAAVQAANENAQALQQEKLGPLAQGFGGGSGIPGLPF; this is encoded by the coding sequence GTGATTCCCGGTGGTGGCCAGCCCGACATGCAGCAGCTGCTCCAGCAGGCCCAGAAGATGCAGCAGGACCTCGCCGCGGCCCAGGAGGCACTTGCGCAGGCCGAGGTCGAGGGCCAGGCCGGCGGCGGCCTGGTCAAGGCGACCGTCACCGGTTCCGGTGAGCTGCGCGCCCTCGTGATCGACCCCAGGGCCGTGGACCCCGAGGACACCGAGACCCTCGCCGACCTGGTGGTCGCGGCGGTCCAGGCCGCCAACGAGAACGCGCAGGCGCTCCAGCAGGAGAAGCTGGGCCCCCTGGCCCAGGGCTTCGGCGGCGGCAGCGGGATTCCCGGCCTCCCGTTCTAG
- a CDS encoding SigE family RNA polymerase sigma factor, translated as MAEALLDFTLAPARTAAARTAAAVVPARVAPARRRVPASASGGFPVILPVPPTGVPAAALPTRGGRVPAPRDSAETTHGPRAVGEPAARTRNVGEPAGSTRAAGEPAEPPYDKAVVAGTTVDHLTQTYQAHYRSLLGLAALLLDDTASCEDVVQEAFIRVHSARNRVRDRDKTLAYLRQTVVNLSRSALRRRILGLKLLSKPMPDMASAEEGAYDRLERDDLIKAMRGLQRRQREVLVLRYFADMTEAQVAETLGVSLGSVKAYGSRGIAALRVAMEAAQS; from the coding sequence GTGGCAGAGGCATTGCTCGACTTCACGCTCGCTCCGGCACGAACCGCTGCGGCACGAACCGCTGCGGCGGTCGTCCCGGCCCGCGTCGCTCCGGCGCGCCGCCGCGTCCCGGCTTCCGCGTCGGGCGGGTTCCCGGTGATCCTTCCCGTCCCGCCGACCGGCGTACCGGCGGCGGCCCTGCCGACCCGCGGCGGCCGCGTCCCCGCGCCCCGCGACAGCGCGGAAACCACCCACGGCCCGCGGGCCGTGGGGGAACCCGCCGCGCGCACGCGGAACGTCGGGGAACCCGCCGGGAGCACGCGGGCCGCCGGGGAGCCCGCCGAGCCCCCCTACGACAAGGCCGTCGTCGCCGGCACCACCGTCGACCACCTCACCCAGACCTACCAGGCCCACTACCGTTCCCTCCTCGGGCTCGCCGCGCTGCTCCTGGACGACACCGCCTCCTGCGAGGACGTGGTCCAGGAGGCCTTCATCCGCGTCCACTCCGCCCGCAACCGGGTCCGGGACCGCGACAAGACGCTGGCGTACCTCCGCCAGACCGTCGTCAACCTGTCGCGCTCGGCGCTGCGGCGCCGCATCCTCGGCCTGAAACTGCTCTCGAAGCCGATGCCGGACATGGCGAGCGCGGAGGAGGGCGCGTACGACCGGCTGGAGCGCGACGACCTGATCAAGGCGATGCGAGGGCTCCAGCGACGGCAGCGCGAGGTGCTGGTGCTGCGGTACTTCGCGGACATGACCGAAGCCCAGGTCGCCGAGACGCTCGGCGTGTCGCTCGGCTCGGTGAAGGCGTACGGTTCGCGGGGCATTGCCGCGCTGCGGGTGGCGATGGAGGCTGCGCAGTCATGA
- a CDS encoding GntR family transcriptional regulator has translation MPGSGAVTRNTLRRQIADALRDEVLAARLPPGTEFTVKQIAETYEVSATPVREALVDLSAQGLLESVQHRGFRVRTYSVEDYRGMVEARILVVDGIFRRLVERGTAIGSGELLVSVRRRAEEARRAAQSGSLEVLIGYDLRFWRELSGLVGNTYISEFLHRIRIQCWVFSVPHLQKATAAEMRRALWDGHGELVDAVTRADAGEVRRIVHAYNQHGLDWAAGL, from the coding sequence ATGCCAGGCAGCGGAGCTGTCACCCGCAACACACTCCGCCGGCAGATAGCGGACGCACTGCGCGACGAGGTGCTCGCGGCGCGCCTGCCTCCCGGCACCGAGTTCACGGTCAAGCAGATCGCCGAGACGTACGAGGTGTCCGCGACCCCCGTGCGCGAGGCGCTGGTGGACCTCTCCGCCCAGGGCCTCCTGGAGTCGGTGCAGCACCGCGGGTTCCGGGTGCGCACCTACAGCGTCGAGGACTACCGGGGCATGGTGGAAGCCCGCATCCTGGTCGTGGACGGGATCTTCCGCCGGCTCGTCGAACGCGGCACGGCGATCGGGTCGGGCGAGCTGCTGGTCTCCGTGCGGCGCCGGGCCGAGGAGGCGCGGCGGGCCGCGCAGAGCGGTTCCCTCGAAGTGCTGATCGGCTACGACCTGCGGTTCTGGCGGGAGCTGAGCGGGCTGGTCGGGAACACGTACATCTCCGAGTTCCTGCACCGGATCCGGATCCAGTGCTGGGTCTTCTCCGTGCCCCACCTCCAGAAGGCGACGGCGGCGGAGATGCGGCGGGCGCTGTGGGACGGCCACGGCGAGCTGGTGGACGCGGTGACGCGGGCGGACGCCGGGGAGGTGCGCCGCATCGTGCACGCGTACAACCAGCACGGCCTGGACTGGGCCGCCGGCCTCTAG
- a CDS encoding SLATT domain-containing protein, which translates to MQPEGPPRDPAEDGDLTGRPFPLGDWGEPAERLDELYRRVEADALRTAEWYLADRAWKRRGARTLRVGAAAGAVVGASMPLLELTGSAPGAASYGYLCLLLGAACLACDRFFGLTSGWMRDVATAQAVQRRLQTLQFDWASENVREVLGPTEGTASEAAERCLTVLRRFSEDITELVRSETADWMVEFRAGPAPLVMQSLGSAASRPDPGVPPARFALPPGTRPNMPRQRPPEQPR; encoded by the coding sequence ATGCAGCCCGAGGGGCCACCCCGGGATCCCGCAGAGGACGGCGACCTGACCGGCCGGCCGTTTCCTCTCGGGGACTGGGGCGAGCCCGCCGAGCGGCTCGACGAGCTCTACCGGCGGGTCGAGGCCGACGCCCTGCGCACCGCGGAGTGGTACCTGGCCGACCGGGCGTGGAAGCGGCGCGGGGCGCGCACGCTGCGGGTGGGGGCGGCGGCCGGCGCCGTCGTGGGTGCCTCGATGCCGCTGCTGGAGCTGACGGGCTCCGCCCCGGGGGCAGCCTCGTACGGCTACCTGTGCCTGCTGCTCGGCGCGGCCTGCCTGGCCTGCGACCGGTTCTTCGGGCTGACCTCCGGGTGGATGCGGGACGTGGCCACGGCGCAGGCGGTGCAGCGCCGGCTCCAGACCCTCCAGTTCGACTGGGCCTCGGAGAACGTGCGGGAGGTGCTGGGCCCGACCGAGGGCACGGCGAGCGAGGCGGCGGAGCGCTGCCTGACCGTCCTGCGGCGGTTCTCGGAGGACATCACGGAGCTCGTGCGCTCCGAGACGGCGGACTGGATGGTCGAGTTCCGGGCCGGACCGGCCCCGCTGGTCATGCAGTCCCTGGGCTCTGCGGCCTCCCGGCCGGACCCGGGCGTCCCCCCGGCACGCTTCGCCCTCCCGCCGGGCACCCGCCCGAACATGCCGCGCCAGCGGCCCCCGGAGCAGCCCCGCTGA
- the recR gene encoding recombination mediator RecR: MYEGVVQDLIDELGRLPGVGPKSAQRIAFHILQTEPTDVRRLAHALLEVKDKVRFCAVCGNVAQEERCGICRDPRRDPTVVCVVEEPKDVVAIERTREFRGKYHVLGGAISPIEGVGPDDLRIRELLARLADGTVTELILATDPNLEGEATATYLARMIKPMGLKVTRLASGLPVGGDLEYADEVTLGRAFEGRRLLDV, encoded by the coding sequence TTGTACGAAGGCGTGGTCCAGGACCTGATCGACGAACTGGGCAGGCTGCCCGGCGTCGGGCCCAAGAGCGCGCAGCGGATCGCCTTCCACATCCTGCAGACCGAGCCCACCGACGTCCGCCGCCTCGCGCACGCGCTGCTCGAAGTGAAGGACAAGGTCCGGTTCTGCGCGGTGTGCGGGAACGTGGCGCAGGAGGAGCGGTGCGGGATCTGCCGCGACCCGCGCCGCGACCCGACGGTCGTCTGTGTCGTGGAGGAGCCCAAGGACGTGGTCGCGATCGAGCGGACGCGCGAGTTCCGGGGGAAGTACCACGTCCTCGGCGGCGCGATCAGCCCGATCGAGGGCGTCGGCCCGGACGATCTGCGCATCCGTGAGCTGCTGGCGCGCCTCGCGGACGGCACGGTCACCGAGCTGATCCTCGCCACCGACCCGAACCTGGAGGGCGAGGCGACCGCCACCTACCTCGCCCGCATGATCAAGCCGATGGGCCTGAAAGTCACCCGCCTGGCCAGCGGACTCCCCGTCGGGGGAGATCTGGAGTACGCGGACGAGGTCACGCTCGGGCGGGCCTTTGAAGGAAGGCGACTTCTCGATGTCTGA
- a CDS encoding aspartate-semialdehyde dehydrogenase, with translation MTGTRSAPAPALAVVGATGAVGSVVLRILSQRADVWGDIRLIASPRSAGRVLAVRGRETEVLALNEDAFDGLGAGDVVLFLTPPGVSAQWAPVVTARGAVAVDQSAAFREDPEVPVVVPEVNRHAVRVRPRGIVAGPDCVTATMIAALGALHADYGLADLAVSSYQAASAAGRAGTEALRRQLSLVAGTSLGEQPGDVRRVVGEDTGPFAAPLALNVVPWSGELREGGWSSHELAVRSQTRRILELAELPIAVTCVQVPVLEGHSLTVRARFDREVDAGQARKTLEAAPGVVLVDDPAAGEFPTPVDAAGTDPAWVGRVRASLDDSRALEFFVCADNLRKGAALNATQIAELIAGEFA, from the coding sequence ATGACCGGCACCCGGTCCGCCCCGGCCCCGGCGCTCGCCGTGGTGGGGGCGACCGGAGCGGTCGGCTCCGTCGTCCTGCGGATACTGTCCCAGCGCGCCGACGTCTGGGGTGACATCCGCCTGATCGCCTCTCCGCGCTCCGCCGGCCGCGTGCTGGCCGTGCGCGGCCGGGAGACCGAGGTGCTCGCCCTCAACGAGGACGCCTTCGACGGCCTCGGGGCGGGCGACGTGGTGCTGTTCCTGACCCCGCCCGGGGTGTCCGCGCAATGGGCCCCCGTCGTGACGGCGCGCGGAGCCGTGGCCGTGGACCAGTCGGCGGCCTTCCGGGAGGACCCCGAGGTGCCGGTGGTGGTGCCCGAGGTGAACCGGCACGCCGTACGGGTCCGGCCGCGCGGCATCGTCGCGGGCCCCGACTGCGTGACCGCCACCATGATCGCCGCCCTGGGCGCGCTGCACGCCGACTACGGGCTGGCCGACCTGGCCGTGTCCTCGTACCAGGCCGCGAGCGCGGCCGGCCGGGCCGGTACGGAGGCACTGCGCCGCCAGCTCTCGCTGGTCGCCGGGACCTCCCTCGGGGAGCAGCCCGGGGACGTACGGCGGGTCGTGGGCGAGGACACCGGCCCCTTCGCGGCCCCGCTCGCACTGAACGTGGTGCCCTGGTCCGGGGAGCTGCGCGAGGGCGGCTGGTCCTCGCACGAGCTGGCGGTGCGGTCGCAGACCCGGCGGATCCTGGAGCTGGCGGAGCTGCCGATCGCGGTGACCTGCGTACAGGTTCCCGTGCTGGAGGGGCACTCGCTGACCGTACGGGCCCGGTTCGACCGCGAAGTGGACGCCGGACAGGCCCGCAAGACGCTCGAGGCGGCGCCCGGCGTGGTCCTCGTGGACGATCCGGCGGCGGGGGAGTTCCCCACGCCGGTGGACGCGGCCGGGACGGATCCGGCCTGGGTGGGCCGGGTGCGGGCGTCGCTCGACGACAGCCGTGCCCTGGAGTTCTTCGTCTGTGCGGACAATCTGCGCAAGGGAGCGGCGCTGAACGCGACCCAGATCGCGGAACTGATCGCGGGTGAATTCGCGTAG